A segment of the Candidatus Nanopelagicales bacterium genome:
GGGCATCGGTGTGTTGCTGCTGCCAGTGGTTGGAATCTGGGTGGTGTGGCGAGAACTGCAATTCGGCTTCCAGGTGCAAGCAATGGCTAGGACCCTCGAGGCTGAAGGGGGTCTGCCCGTCGATGATGTCGCCAGGACGGGCAGTGGGCGATTGGATCGCGACGCCGCCGATCAGGCCTTTGCCAACGAACAGGTCGCGGTCGAGCAAAGTCCTGACGACTGGCGCGCCTGGTTTCGGGTCGCTGCGGCGTACGACGCGTCTGGGGATCGCAAACGCGCACGGGCAGCGATGCGTCATGCCCTGACGCTCTACCCCTAGTCGATCCGTAGTCGCCTGTGCTTGCTCGTCACGGCGACCCGATCACGGCCGGGATTGGCTCACAAGAGACGATTGCCTCGTGAGTTCTACCGACCTGTCGTGCGACGTGCTCGTCGTCGGTGCCGGACCTGCCGGTTCCGGTACCGCTGCCTGGGCTGCGCGCGAGGGGTTGGACGTGCTGCTTGCCGACGCCGCCACGTTTCCGCGCGACAAGCCATGCGGCGACGGCCTCACCCCCCGCGCGATAGCGGAACTGACCCACCTTGGTTTGGAGCAGTGGCTGGCGGGTCGCGCCGTGAATCGCGGATTGCGGGCATCAGGCTTCGGGCGCACCCTGTATTTGCCCTGGCCCGGTGGATCACTGCCTGACCACGGTGGCGCCGCACCTCGAGTCGAGCTCGACGATCGGATCCGCCAGGTGGCACTCGCTAGCGGGGTGCGCACTCTTGAAGGCGCTCGCGCGGTTGATGTCCGTCTGGCCGGGGCTCGGGTGGCGGCAGTCATCTTCAAGGGCCCGGACGGTGCCTTCGAGGTTCGTTGTCAGCGGCTGGTGATCGCCGACGGGGCCAAGTCGCAACTCGGCCGCAAGCTGGGCCGGCAGTGGCACAAGACGACCGCTTACGGTGTCGCCGCTCGCGCCTACATCAAGTCAGACCGCGCCGACGATGAGTGGATCTCCTCCCACCTCGAGTTGCGCGGCACGGCGGGGGAGTTGCTGTCGGGCTACGGGTGGATCTTCCCGCTCGGCGATGGCGAGGTGAATATCGGTGTGGGAACCCTGGCGACTTCCAAGCGGCCCGCCGACGTCAACCTCCGTCACCTCATCGCGCACTACACCGACGGTCAGCGCGCTGACTGGAAGTTGCACGGCGAACTACGCGACACTTGGTCTGCCCTGCTACCCATGGGTGGTGCGGTGTCGCATGTCGCGGGTCCCAACTGGTTGATGGTCGGTGATGCGGCCGGGTGCGTCAATCCACTCAACGGCGAGGGCATCGACTACGGCTTGGAGACTGGTCGCTTGGCTGCGCAGATGCTGTCACGCCGGTCGACGGTTGACCTCCAGGCGCGGTGGCCGCAGTTACTCCAGCACCACTACGGACCTGCCTTCTCCGCGGCCCGGCGACTGGCCGGGTTGCTGACCGTCCCAGGGTTCTTGCCCAAGGCCGGACCCGTGGGCATGCGCTCGCAGTACCTGATGACGATTGCCCTGCGGGTGATGGGAAACCTGGTCACTGCCGAAGACACCGACGCTTTGGCCCGCGTATGGCGAACTGCTGGCCGGATGTCGGTCCGGCTCGACGAACGGCCACCGTTCAGCTAGGTCAGCTGTCAACCAACTCGTTCAGGTACCAACAGTTGCCAGTAATTGCCCTGAGTCGGCCAAAATCTGCTGGGCTTGCGGCGCTACCGCCGCCAGGTCCGCTGGCACCATCGACACCCGCGTTCTGCGCTCCAGCAGATCTGCCAGGGTCATGCCGAGTTCCGCCTGGACTCCCCAGAGCAACTCG
Coding sequences within it:
- a CDS encoding geranylgeranyl reductase family protein is translated as MSSTDLSCDVLVVGAGPAGSGTAAWAAREGLDVLLADAATFPRDKPCGDGLTPRAIAELTHLGLEQWLAGRAVNRGLRASGFGRTLYLPWPGGSLPDHGGAAPRVELDDRIRQVALASGVRTLEGARAVDVRLAGARVAAVIFKGPDGAFEVRCQRLVIADGAKSQLGRKLGRQWHKTTAYGVAARAYIKSDRADDEWISSHLELRGTAGELLSGYGWIFPLGDGEVNIGVGTLATSKRPADVNLRHLIAHYTDGQRADWKLHGELRDTWSALLPMGGAVSHVAGPNWLMVGDAAGCVNPLNGEGIDYGLETGRLAAQMLSRRSTVDLQARWPQLLQHHYGPAFSAARRLAGLLTVPGFLPKAGPVGMRSQYLMTIALRVMGNLVTAEDTDALARVWRTAGRMSVRLDERPPFS
- a CDS encoding tetratricopeptide repeat protein; the protein is MTAKRTAIILVLVLAVYLVIAGWQGIAFISTGSPLAIGLGIGVLLLPVVGIWVVWRELQFGFQVQAMARTLEAEGGLPVDDVARTGSGRLDRDAADQAFANEQVAVEQSPDDWRAWFRVAAAYDASGDRKRARAAMRHALTLYP